DNA from Mesorhizobium sp. B2-1-1:
TGGATGCACGAGGATCCATTGATCCCCGGCCGCCCGTATCTGATCAAGCTCGCCACCAGCGTGGTGGGTGCGAGCGTTACGCAGATAAAACACCGGGTTGACATCAATAATTTTGCAAAACTGGCAGCAAAAACCCTCGAGAAGAACGACGTCGGCTTCGTCAACTTGACGACACAGGCACCGCTCGCCTTCGACCCGTTCTCCAACGTGCACGAAACCGGCGCGTTCATCGTCATCGACCGGATCAACAACCACACGGTCGGTGCCGGAATGATCGACTTCAGTCTGCGCAGGGCGAACAACGTCCATTGGCAAGCACTGGATGTCGACATGAATGCGCGGGCGATCGCCAAAGGTCAAAAGCCCGTGGTGCTGTGGTTCACAGGCCTGTCGGGCTCCGGAAAGTCGACGATCGCGAATCTCGTGGAGAAGCGCCTCCATGCGATCGGCAGGCACACCTACCTTCTGGACGGCGACAATGTTCGCCATGGCTTGAATCGAGATCTCGGCTTTACCGACGCGGATCGCGTGGAGAACATTCGTCGCGTCGCCGAGGCCGCCAAGCTGATGGTCGACGCGGGGCTGATAGCGCTCACTTCATTCATTTCGCCATTCCAGGCGGAGCGGCGGATGGCGCGCGACCTCTTCGGCCCAGGGCAGTTTATCGAGATCTTCATCGACACACCACTGGAGGTCGCTGAAAGCCGCGACCCGAAGGGCCTTTATCGACGCGCCCGAAATGGGTTGATCCAGAATTTCACGGGCATCGGCAGTCCCTATGAGCGCCCGGAAGCGCCACAGATCACGGTTACGCCGGATCTGAGCGCCGAGGAGGCCGCGGAAGTGATCGTCAGCTACCTCGAACGAGGCAGCTACCTCGGAACCGCGACCGGGTAACAGGCGATGGTTGGAGGAGCTAGCCAAGGGCCGATACGGGTTTGCTTTCCATTTATCGGTGATGATGTCGGTGGAAGCCACATCTCGGCGCTCAAGCTCATCCAGAACCTCGATACATCGAAGGTCGTTCCGATTCTGGTGCTTCAGGAAACGGCCGGGCCTCTGGCGGCCTTTCTGCAAATGGAGGGCCAGCCCTTCACGGGTTTTCCGCTGCCGACGACTTCGCCTGGAAAGGGAATAATCCCCGGCGATGTCATGACCTATCTGACCAGTACGCTTCCGCGCATGCGGCGTTTCATCAAGGAGCAGAAGTTCGATATCGTTCACACCAATGACGGCAGGACGCATGTGAATTGGGGCATTGCGGCGAGGCTGGCAGGTGCTCGGCTGGTTTGGCATCATCGCGGCGACCCCGACGCCAAGGGCGCTAACGTGCTTGCGCCGCTCATCGCGCATCGCATGGTGACGGTGTCGCGATTTTCGCGACCGCGGCATCCGATCAGATCCCTCAAGGGACGGCTCAGCGTCATCCATAGTCCCTTCGACCATCCGTCGACTGTGCCTGACAGGATCGCGGCCAAGGCCGCACTTCTGGACGAGCTAGGCCTTGCACCAGGAACACGCGTCCTGAGCTTCATCGGCGGGCTGATCGAACGAAAGCGGCCGCTCCTCTTCATCGATATCCTTGATCGTTTCGTGCGGGAGCATCCGCAAATCCCGGTCGTCGGCTGCGTGTTCGGGAATTCACCCGCGGGCTCGCAAGATCTTGAAGCGGCCGCCCGCGTGCGCTGCGCCGAGCGCGGGCTCGGCCAAACGGTGCGCTTCATGGGTTTTCGCAACCCGATCGAACCTTTCCTCGCGGCAACGGATGTTCTGGTGGTTCCCGCCATGGGAGAGCCCTTCGGCCGAACCCTTATCGAGGCGATGTTTCTTGGGACGCCGGTGGTTGCAACCGATCATGGCGGCAATCCGGAAGCTATCGAGAACGGGCGGACCGGATTTCTGGTCACACCGGAAGACGCCGGGGCCTTCATGGAGCCGCTATCGCGGTTGCTGTCCAATCCGCCGCTCTGGGCCCGGATCAGCGATGCAGCCCGCGACCACGCCTTCTTCTCCTACAGCACGCACCGCCATGTCGAAAATGTCATGAAGATCTATGACAGGGCGCTTTGCTCCCGCAAAGCCGGCTTGGCGACCGACCTAACCAGCGAAATCGGCGGTTAAAGGATTTTCGCAATGCGGGTGAGCACATCGATTTCCTTGTCATCGGAGCCGCAAAAAGCACAACGACCTGGCTGCAGCAGCAGCTTCAGGCCGATCCGAGCGTCAGCACGCCGGCATCCTGATAGACGCATCCAAGGGAAGGGCCTCCTTTGATATGAGTGAGTTTCACGAAAAGTCAGCTGCGCCATTGACATATGGTTCCCTCGGCATTGATCGAGGTCTGCCGTACGAAGCCCATCATCCTGCTCGCAATGCGAACCAAGACACGGGAGCTGCCCAGAGTGGGATCGTGGCCACGACCCCGGCCGGTCAAGTTGGATATCGCCGCGAAATTGACGGCCTGAGGGCGATCGCAGTCGTTCTGGTGATCCTCTACCATTCAGGGCTTCGCGTCGCGGGCCTTGACCCCTTTGCGGGCGGTTTTATTGGCGTTGATGTCTTTTTTGTTATTAGCGGCTATCTGATTGGCTCGATTGTACAGCGGGAAGTCATGGATGGGACTTTCTCGTTCGCCAATTTTTACGAGCGTCGCGCGAGACGGATCCTACCTGCGCTGTATACCGTCTTAGCAGTAACGATCCCCTTCGCTTGGCTATATATGCTGCCGAGTGCCTTTAGAGACTATTCGGCGAGCCTTTTGGCAACCGTGTTTTCAGCCTCCAATCTATATTTCTGGCATGTTGCGAGCTATGACGCAGCCGACAATCTTTTTCGTCCATTAATTCACACCTGGAGCTTGGGGGTCGAAGAACAGTTCTACGTGATCTTCCCTTGCTTTCTTCTACTGGTGTGGAAATTTTCTCGGAAATTTTTAACAGCCATCCTGTGCATTGGGCTCGTCGTTTCGTTCATTCTTGCGGAGTGGATGACGCGGCATTTCCCGGACGCATCTTTTTTTCTACTGCCAACCCGAATCTGGGAACTAGGGTTGGGGGTGTTTCTGGCAAGACGTGAATTGACTGGCGGCCGGCTTGTGTCGATGCGCTCTTCGCGAGTCGCGCCTGCGGTCGGTTTGGCGCTCCTGATCTGCTCGGTGCCGCTGATGAGGCCGCAGTGGCATCACCCAGGACTTGTAACGTTGATCCCGGTTGCAGGAACGGCATTGCTTATCTGGTATACAGGGCACGGCGATCCCATTACACGAGCGCTTTCCTCCCAGCCATTTGTATTTGTCGGCCTGATATCATATTCCCTCTACCTTTGGCACCAGCCGATATTTGCTTTCGGCAGATTGAGTGTGACCAATTCTGTCGATGGAACGATGGTATTTTGTTGGATTTTGATGTCTGTCATACTTGCCACTGCGACTTACCGCTTCGTTGAGATGCCGACTCGCAGCAGAAAGCGAACCAGCAAGCGCGTTATATGGCTGATTGCCTCACTGGGGGCCGTGTTACTCAGCGGCGGCGGATACTACTGGTATGTCCAAAATGGCATGCCAAGCCGTTTTGCGGACGGCCTGGCCCCGATTGCCGCTGCATCCGATATTCGCGAGGCTCAGATCTTTCAGAACGGGAAGAGCTGTCTCAACTTTGCGCCTGAACAGGGCCCTTGTACCTTTCATGGCTCGAATCCCGAGGGCTATGCTCTTGTTAGTTTAGGTGACTCTCACGCTCGCACTCTGCTTGGTCCGATGCGAGACAGCCTCGATGACTACCGAGATATCGCCTCGTTCACACCGCTCAATCGAGGCGGCTGCGTATTTCTCCTCGGTCTGCAAAGGGTTGACGTGGACCAACCGGGTTGTCCAGGCGACTACAATGACAAGAGGCTCGACTACGTAGGCAGGCTGAAGCGACCGATAGCCGTGCTCTTGTGGCGTCTCCCCATTCTCGTGGAGCAGAGCCGTTACAACAATGGCGAGGGGGGAATCGAGCCGGGCGACGATCACCCGCATTTGGCCAAGCTGGGTGAAACCGGGCCCGCCGATCCGGCTGCAGTCGCCACGGCCATTTCCCGCACCATAAACACACTTCTGGAGCGCGGGGTGAAAGTTGTCTTAGTCTATCCTGTCCCGGAGATGGGTTGGAACGTCCCGCAGGTGCTTCTCATGCGGGCCAGACGCCAGAACGATCCTGCAGCTTATATGCAGGCGGACCCGATTTCGGTTTCCTACGGGGATTTCCGCCGGCGAACGCAACGGACATACGCATTATACGATAATGTCGGATCCGATCCAAATCTCGTGCGTGTGTATCCGGAGAAGGCCTTCTGCGATCAACAGCGCTGTTTCGCCAATCGAGGCTCTCAGATTTTTTATCGGGACGATAACCATCTCAGCGAGACCGGGGCGTCCAAGCTCAACGTTTTGATCATGGACGCCATCAAAGCACGGTGGGGAAATGACCGATGACAGGCGAAGGAAGAGCCGTGGACTTTTTCGACCGGGAAGTCTTATGCGACGTCCCAGCACGGAAGCGACAAGGCTTCCCCTTGCAGTAGAGCTCGACGCTATGCCTTGCGGTGGTATATTTCGAAATACGGGTCCAAAGAGCTGGAAATTCTCTCATCCATGTAAGCGATCTCGTCTCTGTTGAAATAGTCGACATAACCGCCAATTTTACCCCGGCGCACCTTAAAACTGTCGGGATTCGACTGGTCCGTCGGGCGCATTCTTTCGTGACCGAAAGCGTCTGCCATTTCGATCTTTCGCAAATTCTCGAAAGAGCCAAAGGTTGTCGCCTCATCGAGGATCATCTCCGGCACGCCCTGAATGCCCAGAAAATCTAGCGCCGTGCGAAGCGCCGATTTTGGAGCTTGGCGCATATGTTCGTAGGACAGCATTTGAAATGCCTTCACCTTATCGCGGTTGTGCGCCCAAGCGTTGTAGAACGCTATGATGGAATCAATGCTGCCGACATCCTGGGCAAGAAACTCACTGATCGTTCCGTCAAACACCTTCATTCGGTGCGTTGCGTCGAAATAATATGAAACAAGCACGTCTCTCGGATCCCGAACCAGAAATAGGATCTTTTTTCCTGAATATTTTGACTTATCGACCTGGATTTCGCTGGGACGCTTAAGGTTTGGGCTGTCGTCGTGAGAAAAGCCGATGCAGGGAATATTCGATGAGATCTTCCAGAAATGCTGGATTTCCATCGGATTCTGCAGGTTAAGGCCGTAGTGTTTGTCGATGACGCGGCCAACCATGGTGCGCAGCCACGTTCTACCGCATTTCGGGTATGAAAGCACAAAGGAGTCTCGCGACCAAAAGATCATCTGGCGGCGCAACGCTCCCAGGGGACCCGAGTAGCGTATTTTCTTTGGAACGACGGCTTCGCCAAGGAAAAAGGTAGCGTCGCGAAGATTGTTCTTCAACTGTCCGAGCATAGAAAGCTTCCTCTGCTAGCGTGAGTTTGGCGCATTGGCGGCGTCAACAATGAAGTGCCCGAAGAACGGGACCGCCGGACCGAAACTCAAGCGACCATTTTAATCTCCGCCATTGTAAGCCATTGCGTCGGTGCAGCGAGACCTAGCTAGCTGGCTGGCCCGGACTGATGGGAGTACCTCTTTGGATTAACGCGGCAAAGTCCGCTTGCAGTTCCGATAGCCCCCCCATGCACAAAAGCATGTGTTGCTTAGAAAGCGGGTAAAGCGCCCCATAGCAGCGATAAGATCGTAGCCTCGAATCCGAACGATTGCAGGCCAACCTGTTCTTGATTGAGCAAGGGACTGGCAGGCACGGATTTGTGCCTGCGAGTTCAAACAGCCGCATCTCTTGACGCGCTCTCTTGGGGCGCGGCGGCTAAGCTTTGTCGAGGTCTAGAAATGAGCCAGTCAGATCAGCCGTTTGAGGCAATCAGTCCACTGGGAGGCCAATCCCTTTTGCTGGCCACTGCGATCGCTCTCGGCCGTCTCGTCAGCAAACCGCGGACGATTGTTCATGTGCTGTCTTACTTGCGCCGGCGGGTGACCGGGCGCGCCAAGGCCGTTGGCAAGAACCTTCATCTCTACATCATCGATCTGGCCCTGGCGCTGGCGGCACTGTCGTTTGCTTCATTCATGCGATTGGGCCTTGATGGAGAATTCACCGGTCCGGAAAGCCACGCTTCGTTGCTCTTCGCACTCCCTTGCTTCCTGCTTACATGCGCCGTGGTCTTCCCGGTGACTTGCCTCTACACCCGCAACTGGCGATATGCTTCTGTCGGCGACATGCTCGGTATCGTTCGCGCGGCATTCGTCACATCGCTGGCCTTCGTGTTCCTGATGTTTGTGGCTACACGGCTCGATTCGATCCCGCGCTCGGTGATAGTGATCCAGTTTCTGTTGCTCGTGCCGCTGCTTATTTCAGTTCGCATCCGCTCCAAGCTCGTTGAGCTAAGCCGCTTTGGTCCGACTGCGAACAGAGCGAGAAACGGACGCGACGTGGTCCCTGTGCTGCTGATCGGTGCAGGCGATGCGGCCGATCTTTATATTCGCGCGCTGCAGCGGGATCCGAATGCACGCCATTGGCCGGTCGGCGTGCTCGATAATGGCGCAACGACAGAGGGCTATTTCCTGCGCGGCGTGCCGGTTCTGGGCAGCATCGAAGACTTCGACATGGTCATCGGCGATCTGGAAGGTCGCGGCATCAAGCCCCGCCACGTGATTTTCACCGAAAGGGTGCCTGGCCTCGTCGACCCGATGCTTGAAGCGCTGATCGACCGGGCCGACCGTCTGGGCATCGCTGTCTCTCGCCCCGCCCCGGTCCTGGAACTGCGCAATCCTAAATATCAGAGTCGCTTCGACTTGCGCCCCATCGAACTTACCGACCTTCTGGAGAGGCCGCAGGCGGTTCTTGATAAAGATGCGTTGTCCCGAATGATCGAAAACAGGCGCATCGTCGTCACCGGCGCCGGAGGCTCGATCGGCGGAGAGCTCACGCAGCAGATTGCCGCGCTCGGCCCCACCGAAGTGGTCCTGATCGATAACAGCGAGTACAATCTGTACGCCATCGATCTGGAATTGGCGGAGAAATTCCCTAATGTGCGCCGGAAGCCATATATCTGCGACGTACGCGACCCTGTTCGCCTGGGCGAGATTTTCCGACGCCATCGCGTCGACCTGGTCTTCCACGCGGCGGCGCTCAAACATGTGCCGATGGTCGAGTTGAATCCCTGTGAGGGCATTCTTACCAACGTCATCGGTACTATGAACGTGGCAGAAGCGACCCGCCTTTGCGGCGCCAAGGCAATGGTCCAGATATCCACCGACAAGGTTGTGAACACGACCAGTGTCATGGGCGCTACCAAGCGCCTTGCGGAACTCTACTGCCAGTCCCTGGACCTCGCCTTCACCGCCGGCGATACCCCCGTCCGCTTCATGACCGTTCGTTTCGGCAATGTTCTGGGTTCAAGCGGGTCGCTGATCCCGCTGTTCAAGCGCCAACTCGCCCACGGCGGTCCGCTGACCGTGACCGACATGGAGATGAAGCGCTTCTTCATGACAATACGCGAGGCGGTTGAACTGACCTTGCAGGCATCGGCCCATGGTCTGGAGAAAAAACTCGGACAGGGCGAAATCTTCGTTCTCGACATGGGTGCGCCAATCAAGATCATCGACATGGCGCGCCGCATGATCAAGCTCGCGGGATTTCGGCCGGATGAGGACGTCAAGATCAAGATTGTCGGCTGCCGGCCGGGAGAAAAGCTGTTCGAGGAACTCTTCGACGAAAGCGAAAGACGTGTCGACGTTCCGATTTCCGGAGTCTTGGGCGCCGTGCCCAACGCGATGCCGCTTGACACGCTTCGCAAGGGATTTTCGCAATTGCGTCGCTTGGCGAGGGCCGGCGACACTGAGGGAGTGTTAAATCTTGTTGCGGATATGCTTCCCAGTTACCGCAGAGAGGAAGCCAAGCCTGCGGCGGCGGTGACGGCGCCCTTCGTGCCTCATGTGATCCTCGGTTCAGCCAAGGCAACCACGCGTCCACACGAGGCGGCCGCTTGAGGCCCAGCGGGAGCGCTGCCGTGCTAAGGCATATTGCCTCGGCTCTGTTTGTCGCGCTGTCGTGCGGCACTGCACTGGCCGGGGCGCCTCAACCTCAGCCGACAGTGGCCGAGGCACGGAAGGCGGTCGAGGCTGCCGGGGCCTATTTCCGCGATCATCTCGGTGTAGCGGGAACTTATGTATGGAAATATTCCCTCGACGGCCAAAAGAGGGTGGGCGAGGGCGGTACCGTGCCCGCGAGCGTTGGCTGGGTGCAGCCGCCTGGTACGCCGGCTGTCGGCGCTGCGTTCCTGCGCATTTTCGAGGTTACCGGCGACAAGCAATGGCTTCAGTCTGCCCAGGTCGTGGCAACCGCTCTGGTCAAGACTCAGCTGGAGTCCGGCGGATGGTTTTACAAGATCGAGACCGACCCGCAAAAGGCGGCGACATGGTGCTACCGCGCACTGAAGTTGGGCGGGAATACCTGTCGCGATATCAAGGACAATCCG
Protein-coding regions in this window:
- a CDS encoding sulfotransferase domain-containing protein, whose amino-acid sequence is MLGQLKNNLRDATFFLGEAVVPKKIRYSGPLGALRRQMIFWSRDSFVLSYPKCGRTWLRTMVGRVIDKHYGLNLQNPMEIQHFWKISSNIPCIGFSHDDSPNLKRPSEIQVDKSKYSGKKILFLVRDPRDVLVSYYFDATHRMKVFDGTISEFLAQDVGSIDSIIAFYNAWAHNRDKVKAFQMLSYEHMRQAPKSALRTALDFLGIQGVPEMILDEATTFGSFENLRKIEMADAFGHERMRPTDQSNPDSFKVRRGKIGGYVDYFNRDEIAYMDERISSSLDPYFEIYHRKA
- a CDS encoding glycosyltransferase family 4 protein, with amino-acid sequence MVGGASQGPIRVCFPFIGDDVGGSHISALKLIQNLDTSKVVPILVLQETAGPLAAFLQMEGQPFTGFPLPTTSPGKGIIPGDVMTYLTSTLPRMRRFIKEQKFDIVHTNDGRTHVNWGIAARLAGARLVWHHRGDPDAKGANVLAPLIAHRMVTVSRFSRPRHPIRSLKGRLSVIHSPFDHPSTVPDRIAAKAALLDELGLAPGTRVLSFIGGLIERKRPLLFIDILDRFVREHPQIPVVGCVFGNSPAGSQDLEAAARVRCAERGLGQTVRFMGFRNPIEPFLAATDVLVVPAMGEPFGRTLIEAMFLGTPVVATDHGGNPEAIENGRTGFLVTPEDAGAFMEPLSRLLSNPPLWARISDAARDHAFFSYSTHRHVENVMKIYDRALCSRKAGLATDLTSEIGG
- a CDS encoding acyltransferase family protein; the encoded protein is MATTPAGQVGYRREIDGLRAIAVVLVILYHSGLRVAGLDPFAGGFIGVDVFFVISGYLIGSIVQREVMDGTFSFANFYERRARRILPALYTVLAVTIPFAWLYMLPSAFRDYSASLLATVFSASNLYFWHVASYDAADNLFRPLIHTWSLGVEEQFYVIFPCFLLLVWKFSRKFLTAILCIGLVVSFILAEWMTRHFPDASFFLLPTRIWELGLGVFLARRELTGGRLVSMRSSRVAPAVGLALLICSVPLMRPQWHHPGLVTLIPVAGTALLIWYTGHGDPITRALSSQPFVFVGLISYSLYLWHQPIFAFGRLSVTNSVDGTMVFCWILMSVILATATYRFVEMPTRSRKRTSKRVIWLIASLGAVLLSGGGYYWYVQNGMPSRFADGLAPIAAASDIREAQIFQNGKSCLNFAPEQGPCTFHGSNPEGYALVSLGDSHARTLLGPMRDSLDDYRDIASFTPLNRGGCVFLLGLQRVDVDQPGCPGDYNDKRLDYVGRLKRPIAVLLWRLPILVEQSRYNNGEGGIEPGDDHPHLAKLGETGPADPAAVATAISRTINTLLERGVKVVLVYPVPEMGWNVPQVLLMRARRQNDPAAYMQADPISVSYGDFRRRTQRTYALYDNVGSDPNLVRVYPEKAFCDQQRCFANRGSQIFYRDDNHLSETGASKLNVLIMDAIKARWGNDR
- a CDS encoding nucleoside-diphosphate sugar epimerase/dehydratase — translated: MSKGLAGTDLCLRVQTAASLDALSWGAAAKLCRGLEMSQSDQPFEAISPLGGQSLLLATAIALGRLVSKPRTIVHVLSYLRRRVTGRAKAVGKNLHLYIIDLALALAALSFASFMRLGLDGEFTGPESHASLLFALPCFLLTCAVVFPVTCLYTRNWRYASVGDMLGIVRAAFVTSLAFVFLMFVATRLDSIPRSVIVIQFLLLVPLLISVRIRSKLVELSRFGPTANRARNGRDVVPVLLIGAGDAADLYIRALQRDPNARHWPVGVLDNGATTEGYFLRGVPVLGSIEDFDMVIGDLEGRGIKPRHVIFTERVPGLVDPMLEALIDRADRLGIAVSRPAPVLELRNPKYQSRFDLRPIELTDLLERPQAVLDKDALSRMIENRRIVVTGAGGSIGGELTQQIAALGPTEVVLIDNSEYNLYAIDLELAEKFPNVRRKPYICDVRDPVRLGEIFRRHRVDLVFHAAALKHVPMVELNPCEGILTNVIGTMNVAEATRLCGAKAMVQISTDKVVNTTSVMGATKRLAELYCQSLDLAFTAGDTPVRFMTVRFGNVLGSSGSLIPLFKRQLAHGGPLTVTDMEMKRFFMTIREAVELTLQASAHGLEKKLGQGEIFVLDMGAPIKIIDMARRMIKLAGFRPDEDVKIKIVGCRPGEKLFEELFDESERRVDVPISGVLGAVPNAMPLDTLRKGFSQLRRLARAGDTEGVLNLVADMLPSYRREEAKPAAAVTAPFVPHVILGSAKATTRPHEAAA